One genomic window of Opisthocomus hoazin isolate bOpiHoa1 chromosome 16, bOpiHoa1.hap1, whole genome shotgun sequence includes the following:
- the NECAP2 gene encoding adaptin ear-binding coat-associated protein 2, protein MAAIAAEEEEYEAVLCVKPAVHVYRVPPRASNRGYRAAEWQLDQPAWSGRLRITAKGKVAFIKLEDKTSGELFAQAPVEQFPGIAVESVTDSSRYFVIRIEDGNGRRAFIGVGFVDRGDAFDFNVALQDHFKWVRQQSELAKQAENPDLGPKLDLGFKEGQTIKLNIANMKKKEGATGNSRPRPVGPGGLSLLPPPPGGKSSASGCPSGERPASLAAPAPLPGTPITDSLLSWPQPAAAPSAADVWGDFAKASGSASNQTQGNAGWVQF, encoded by the exons ATGGCGGCCAtagcggcggaggaggaggagtacGAGGCGGTGCTGTGCGTGAAGCCGGCCGTGCACGTCTACCGGGTACCGCCGCGGGCCTCCAACCGCGGCTACAG AGCTGCGGAATGGCAGCTGGACCAGCCGGCGTGGAGCGGCAGGCTGCGGATCACCGCCAAGGGCAAGGTCGCTTTCATTAAGCTGGAAGACAAGACCTCGG gagAACTTTTTGCCCAGGCGCCGGTGGAGCAGTTCCCTGGCATCGCTGTGGAGAGCGTGACGGACTCCAGCAGATATTTCGTCATCCGGATCGAAGACGGGAACG gccgcCGAGCTTTCATCGGAGTTGGCTTTGTTGACCGAGGGGATGCCTTTGACTTCAACGTGGCTCTCCAAGACCATTTCAA ATGGGTGAGGCAGCAGAGCGAGCTGGCCAAACAGGCCGAGAACCCCGACCTGGGACCCAAACTGGATCTGGGCTTCAAGGAGGGGCAAACCATCAAACTCAACATTGCG aacatgaagaaaaaagaaggagcaACGGGGAACTCCAGACCACGTCctgtgggtcccgggggcctGAGCTTGCTCCCGCCGCCTCCTGGAGGGAAATCCTCTGCTTCGGGTTGTCCTTCCGGAGAACGGCCGGCTTCGCTCGctgcgcccgccccgctcccgggcaCCCCCATCACAG ACTCCCTCTTGTCCTGGCCGCAGCCCGCTGCTGCTCCCTCTGCCGCCGACGTCTGGGGAGACTTTGCCAAAGCTTCAGG GTCGGCTTCTAACCAGACTCAGGGGAACGCAGGCTGGGTTCAGTTCTGA
- the SZRD1 gene encoding SUZ RNA-binding domain-containing, with translation MPAGSGPPSLPRQAPASPPRPGHLLRQGPRRGWPGREGRGEPSLKDSGRLFRRGGEEGREASVLLEPFPVGPASTTAVTAQHPRCVPCWTGCLAEGWDCLKGDVEFVHKHEIDRRLEKKLKITQKERAGSSRLDVATAMGKPCKKKALKGRNGRKSKSPPKVPIVIQDDSLPAGPPPQIRILKRPTTNGVLSNPNSASRPAFPVKSLAQREAEYAEARKRILGSASPEEEQEKPILDRPPRISQPEDTRQPNNVIRQPLGPDGSQGFKQRR, from the exons ATGCCCGCAGGGTCGGGGCCTCCCTCGCTGCCCCGCCAAGCCCCTGCCTCTCCCCCGAGGCCTGGCCACCTCCTGAGGCAGGGGCCGAGGCGGGGGTggccgggcagggaggggagaggggagccaTCCCTGAAGGACAGCGGGCGCCTGTTTCGCCGCGGCggtgaggaagggagggaggcctCGGTGCTGCTGGAGCCCTTCCCTGTGGG ACCTGCGTCGACCACAGCGGTCACTGCTCAGCATCCCAGATGCGTGCCCTGCTGGACTGGGTGCCTTGCGGAGGGCTGGGATTGTCTGAAAGGAGACGTGGAATTTGTCCACAAGCAC GAAATAGACAGACGGTTGGAAAAGAAGCTGAAGATCACACAGAAGGAAAG AGCCGGGTCTTCCAGACTGGATGTAGCTACGGCTATGGGGAAGCCATGTAAGAAAAAGGCACTCAAAGGAAGAAATGG tagAAAATCAAAATCTCCTCCCAAAGTGCCGATCGTGATTCAGGACGACAGCCTTCCTGCGGGTCCTCCCCCGCAGATCCGCATCCTGAAGAGGCCGACGACCAACGGCGTGCTTAGCAATCCCAACTCCGCCAGCAGACCGGCCTTCCCCGTGAAATCCTTGGCGCAGAGGGAGGCGGAATACGCGGAAGCCAGGAAACGAATACTGGGCAGCGCCAGCCCCGAAGAAGAGCAGGAGAAGCCCATTCTGGATAG GCCACCGAGGATCTCCCAGCCGGAAGACACCAGGCAGCCCAATAATGTGATCAGGCAACCGCTGGGTCCCGATGGCTCACAAGGCTTCAAACAGCGCAGATAA